In the genome of Ictalurus punctatus breed USDA103 chromosome 3, Coco_2.0, whole genome shotgun sequence, the window ATTAGATAGTTCCtcttatcacttatgttatagcggCTATGAACTGTCGTTCCCGCACTAACTTCTTCGTTCGCTTGAAGTTcataggaagaaagaaaaaaaatcgcaGGTCGTCATGgtaccgagaaaccgcaaagcgtAAACTCGGAAAACCGAAAACGGAATATTTATCAGAgttataaagcactgacactggagactccttccttcatTCACCATTCTGTCACATTGCATCACATTTAAGCgctatgtttatatatatatacctgtatGGACGTTAGATTTGCCGTCTGGAGGCATCCCGGTGAGGCGTAAAGGTCCACGCCGGTACGTAAAGCACACATTCTTTCCCCTCATCTCCACCCTGACGGTACAGGTCACGTTAACAACTTCGTTCCCTGAGGTTTCTGTTTTCTCTCCATGATGTCAAAGcatatagagtgtgtgtgtgtgtgtgtacacaaactATAGGGAAAAAGGACAAGGGCTGACTGCTTTGCATTGACATCACACATTCCCAGGCAACCTGGGAGTCAGTGGTAGTTGTCAAGGCAACAACGTTTCACCTTGAAACGTCTCCTatcgcagtgtgtgtgtgcgcgcatgagACCATCATGGCAAGATTCCATGCCCCAATATTAACAGAGATTCACTACATTGCTCTAACTGTACATTCATACTGTATCTCGACCACTGTGGATGTGTCCTAAATGgtctgttagtgtgtgtgtgtgtgcgcgcaccaTGTATGGTTTAGCTCATCGCTTTCCAGAGCCGATCAACGTCAAGATGCTTTTAGTGATGTTTACATAGTGAATAttgcggtttgggacacgtccatGATAAAACAATTGTAAGACAACTGTGTTGCTGTTTATTTGGCCTACGACGTGAACactgtgtggtttgggacgcgtCCGTAATTAACTAACGGTAAGGCTTTTGGTTGCTATTTAAGTAGCATACATAGTGTATGGTTTAGGACACGCCCATAATGAAATTATGCCAAGATGTTCGCGGTGACGTTTACGCAGATTACGCAGTAAACAGTGTGTTTGGGACGTGTCCATAAATACCCGACGGGAAGACATTTGTGATGGTGTTTATGCTGCACGCAGTGAAAACCGTGATTTGGAACACGTCTATAACGAACCGATGGCGAGACGTTTGTGTTGATGATTAGCGAATAGCGTGCCGTTTGGCCAGCGTCTTACGATGTTGTTCGATTACACTCTCCCCAATGACCGTCTTTCCTATCGGTCTACTACAGCGTGCTGCCGATCATCTCGTTTATGGATTTAATCAGCGGGCAAACTTAGAATCTGTTTCTGAAGAGCAGAAGGGACGACCCACGCACGGCTGAAAAGGTAGATATTTATTGCAGCATTGATCTCGACAGCATGAACAAGACGACGGTAGCTGAACCTGAGGATAGCATGAGTTTCGCAAGCAAAAACATGACACAACCAtggaggggaaagaaaagaaaaaaacaacaacaaaaagagaaCAAACGTGTGTATTAGGACCCGACCGATATATCCTATAATGCACCTGTAATGTCCTACAGGCAAACTACATTCATAAACATGAAGCGAGACTGAATGACCGCTAACAGCAGGTAGAAAACGGTGACTCGTTTAATTTGCGAGTTGTAATTATAATCTATTGGACGGCTGTGGCATCGTTAGGACCCACGCTCCTATACATACAGAATACAGTAAGAGTAGAGTATAGTAAGCATTCATGCTACTGAAAGCCTGCATTATTGTAATCCTGACCTGCGAGTTCTCGAAATTACTTTCTACCGATTCCGTGAATATGAATAAACGGTGCGTTCTGGGACTAATCGGATGCTATACATAGCTACATTCCGAGCTAATTTGCATGACATGCAACTCTTTCAAATTCACCCTAGACGGTTCATCCAATTCACATGAAACTTACACAAAAACCTCACTGTTATTCGCGTTTACAAagaagtgcttggaccccgacGATCGCTCGTCGCAGCTCTATTTGCTATATTTACGCGGCTGCTCATCGGCGTTTGAGCGAAACGATCGGTGTATGGATAGTACTTGCATTTTCAGCTCCTTAAAGTCTATCAGTCGGGCCCTGGTGTGTATCAAAGCAGGAAGCGAGAAATAATATCAGGCGACGCGTACGAATAGAACATTCTTCATCACAGTGGCTGGATTTGGCTGTAAATGTGCTGCGACTGGTAAAACATGTAAACTTTATCAATCCGTCTTAATCGAGAAGAATTACGCTCTTTGTTTTCCTGCATGAGGATAACATAAGACCAGTACTGAGttactgtctcacacacacacacacacacacacacacacacaaaacaaaacaaaacgagcTACATGAATGGATTGGTCACATACACTAATTGATGGATAGCAGGGAAATtaaaaggggtgtgtgtgtgtgtgttttaccctGTAAAACCATCCTATAAAATCCTCTCAGTCGTCACACAGAGATGAGACACAGACTCGGAAACCTCCCTCACAAACGCTTCACCACGACCAAGCATCGCGTTGTGCGTGAGCCCCGTCCCAAACACGCCACCTTACCAAATTTAGGGCACTAAATATCCTTATAGACCAATAAGTTATACAGGGAATGTGCTCCCTGTACTCCATATTAGTTCACTATGCAGTAGCCATTATTCCTTAACGATGTATGGAAATACCTCAATCCCAAAATATGCGCTAGGTAGGGATTAGAATTAATTCTGCACATACTTGCTATAGGGATAACGTCCCCCTGTTAGGTATTTCGTTCCCTCCAAATGCTTGGCTTTAACCCGTGCTAAACCTTTATTAAGCAAGGGCACTACGTACAGTAGGACGTAGCATGGAGGTGTGATGATAAACAGAACAGTGAGCGATACTCAGATTAAATTAGTACTAGACACACAGTGTGTCGACGCCATGACTTCACAGCCTATGTGATGGACTCCTGATCGGTCAAATGTCCAACATAGAGAGTAAAGTGTTCCCGACTGGACGTTTTAGCGCACTACTTAGGGTCTATACGAGCCAATGTATTCCATACATTCTTAACGTTAGTGTACTGGTAAGGATTAGGTGCTGAATCCCAGTTCCTTATCGGAAATATAGGGTGCGAGAGCCGTTACGTCGAAGCCCAAAGCCCTGCGTACACAGAAAATGTGGGACGGAACTTCCCCTCGGCCCGAATTATAGAcgtttaaaaaattacaaaccaGTCCATACTGCAGCAACATGCAAATACACGGCTGTCTGTCATCCCGAATATTTCCGAAGCGTAATAGTAAAAACtggactttatatatatatatatatatatatatatatatatatatatatatattatatatatattctatagcAACCATTTTAGACAATATTTAAGGCAATTTGTATATATAAGCTGTCCTGTATGCTGTTCGTcacagcaaatttcttaactcGTAACTAAATGTAGTGCTTGAGAACGAGTTCGTGAATCTCAGTCCGTTTCTTCTCCGAAACCTATGGGGTTTTCCTCACGGGAAAAGCGTTTAAAGCCGGACTCCCTCTCCGCCGTTTAATCGCGACGTTTGGGACGCAGAAATGAGCGTTTAAATTTGAATCCTTTTCTGaacagttttgaaaaaaaacccaaaaaaaaaaacatatacatacacctTACGACTATAAGTGCttcgttttgttttcttttggctGTTTTTTCCTTGATTTGGTCGGTTACATCGGGAGACGAAGGTGAATAAATCAGTCCCAGCTATGTGCTATGAGTCGATAATTagaaaacgaataaataaaagagaaaaataagcAAACGTtactaaaatacatttttggaaTAGTCGCGGTAAAAATGCACAAGAACCAAAACCTTTAACAAGAGGGAAAATATAGATAAATATACGAacacataaaattaaatacagATGTGGGTGGAACTCCAATGGATAAAAATgtgcgtgtacacacacacacgcacatatatatatatatatatatacacacacacacacacacacacacatattccacTCCTTATACACAGTGAAAATTGTAAAACGATACATTTCCAGCACTGAAGATTAAGTTCATCCTATTTCAGGCAGCTAGGAATCATGCACACTCCTCCTTTatcccttcctcccttcctaGCTGTTGTGTTCACTGTGCAGTACACACTTGGGTCCAGAAGGGGGCTCCAGTTCCTGCTCagtgaagaagaaagagagcgagtgagagagagagagcgataatGAGAGACCGGACAGACCTCtcagtctttcttttttccgGCCCCATCATTCATTCTTTTCAGGCGTTGATGACACGCCAGCTCGATCAGCTCGACCCCGCCCATCACCTTTTGCTGAACCAGGAAGAAGCTCAGCACCGCCAGGAAGTAGATGCGCAATGGCGTCCAGAGCCAGAGTCCCAGAAAGGAAAAGGCGATGAAGGCGTTCCAGTAGCACAGCGACGCGGCTTTGATCAGCGTCACCCTCAGCTCGCTCTTGCAGGGCGGTACGCGGGCGTCGGCTTCGTCGAAGCGCTGAGAGCTGTAAAACGCGCGCAGGCGCTCCTCTTTCTCCGCCCAGCGCTCCTGGCACCAGGCCTGGAGGGCGGCGGTCTCCTCAGGCAGAGAGCACACCGGGTAGCGGCGCACGTGGAAGTGGATCTGGCGTGGGAAGGTGCcggccagcaggtggcgctctGTCTGAGGGGCGCTGTGCGGGTATGCTACGGTGATGTCGTGCAGCGCGTCCAGATTGTCCCCTGTGTAACACACGCAGAAAGAGGTGAAACTCTTTTACGCACAAGTTTGCGCTAAAATGCCTCTGCATTCCATTCACAATTCCATTAAGTAGTGCGCTGAAATGAAGTTAGTATAGTGTAACATACTAAAAcctagtatttaaaaaaatattataaataccCAGTAGCACAGAAAGATGtagtactgaaaaaaatgtagtACTGAGAATTGGCCAATCAAATTGAAGTGAAGAAAATTAGTTAGTAGTTTTGaagtcctgaaaaaaaaaaaaatactaatgcTGAAAATTACGAGTGCACAGAAAATCAGTCAGTTGTTTGGACGTAATGAAAATTGGGTAGTAGTCTTAAACTACTCAAATAGTCAGCAGTACAGAATTATTGCGGGGAAGAAAATCAGTACTGAAAATGGGCCAGATATTGTATAGAAAATTATTCAGTAGTTTGGAAATATTGAAAATTGGCAAGTGGTACATTTGAAGTAATAAAGCTAGTAGTATGACAAGTTCtactatttataaaatattataaatagcCAGTAGTTTGGAGGCATAAAATTCAGTAGCTTTGAAGTATCAAATGTAGTACTGAAAATCACAGTACTGAAAATTGGCCAGGTGGAAAAAGAATCAGCACTTTAAAAGTACTGAAAAACAGGCTAGCTGTGTTAAAGTATTACAACAGGCAGAAGTACTGAAAATTCCTCGGTAGTACTGAAAATTTCTCTGTAGTACTTAAGTACTGAAAATTCCTCGGTAGTACTGAAAATTACTCTGTAGTACTGAAGTACTGAAAATTACTCGGTAGTACTGAAAATTACTCGGTAGTACTGAAGTACTGAAAATTACTCTGTAGTACTGAAAATTACTCGGTAGTACTGAAGTACTGAAAATTACTCTGTAGTACTGAAAATTACTCGGTAGTACTGAAGTACTGAAAATTACTCGGTAGTACTGAAAATTACTCAGTAGTACTTAAAAATTACTCAGTAGTACTGAAGTACTGAAAATTACTCGGTAGTACTGAAAAGGGTTGTAGTCAGAGTCTTTGTGCGTACAAACCCCGTAATTCTGTTCGCCAAAGAAAAAGGTGAACGAGCGCGTCAGCGCTGCATGATTAATCGCTggaatatttattcatagtttaGTTTTGCGATTATCGCTCGAGCTTTTGTACCATCGGCATGACGCGCATGACTTAATATCCGCTCACAGCTGATACCATCAAACCCCTTCGCATCGTCTCGCCTGGTGAGTCAGCCTCGTCCCTGAAGACACGCTGCTTAGAATAAACTTCACTGGTGTCCATTTCACCGGCTGCAAGAAACGAGCGTTCAGATATTCTGAGCTGCAGTTTAGCAAAAAAAGAACTATGCTCATCATGGCGTATTTTCTGGCAAAGTGCCTGAGCGTAACACTCTTTAAATAGAGCACATTTAtctccaccaacacacacacacacacacacacacacacacacactgcttacaGAAAGAAGTGAAGCCTGCCAACATCAAAGCATGGCGAATGTGTTTATTGGATGACATGCctggacaaacaaacatacacacacacacacacacacacacacacacacacacacacacacgttactgGAATAGAATCTCCTGGGTGTGACGTCAGAGAGTTTGACACCTGTTTAATGGCGCATTAGTATTGTTCAGCTCCGATTACTTCACGCAGTTGTACGGCTGCCAGGTTTACCccattgcagtgtgtgtgtgtgtatgtgtgtgtgtgtgtgtgtgtgtgtgtgtgtgtgtgtgtgtgtgtgtgtgaaatgcctCTGCGCTACAATTAACACTAcctggaatactgaagtgttcTGAGGACAGCAGAAACAGTTTATCCCAGTTATTAAAGACAGAGAGGACATGGGTCAAACGCCAGCTGTGCTACggatggacaaaaaaaaaaaccccaaacgtTCAGGTCAAAAACAAGAGGACTGACTAGCACTACTGTGTGAATCGTGgttgggaaaaataaaaataaaaacacagttaGTTTGGAAATGTGTAACTGTAGAAATGTACAACGGTGCTAATTtaaatgacccccccccccgccgccGAAAATGTCTCCTTTTCCGAATACATCGGTCTCAAAACAGCCGCGTTCGTGATACAGCACACAACGCTGAGCGTGCGTATTCCTAGGGCCGACGGGAATCAGGTGGAGGAAACTCGGATAATTAGCAGAGCGCTTAGAGACACTGAAACACTGGAGTCATGGGAAAGAGTGTCGCAACtgcgggattttttttttttgcgccatCGTTCCATCCTCTTACACTGGGGATTAGTCAGCGCACTAGGGGTTGGCGTTTTTATTCTTGcagttataaaaaaaacccatattTAATGAACACCGACAAAGAAGGACAAAATGAACGACATCGCGATAACCGCGGTATCGATATCGAGATTATATCGTCATCGAGAAAAAACGGCATCCTGAATTACACAATAGTAAAGATCATGgattttccttaaaaaaaaaaaaacgtagcaCATTAGTTTTACCATAGAACGATCgatgattcatttattgtttCAAACATGCAGATCCATAAATAGGGACAATAATCCCTTTTCATGGTTTTAGAAATACATACGAAAGTACTGAAAATCAGCCAGCAGAACTGAACTATTGAAACGTAGTGATATTGAGGCGCTAAAGGTTTGCCGGTGGTAGTAAAAATATTTCTCGCCCTGGTGTATTGTAGTGCCGGAAATTCTATAGGAGTACTGAagtacttaaaaaaacaacaacaacaacaacaacagtagtACTGGAAACTGGCCAAGCATAATGAAGAAGTTCTGAAGTATAGGAAACCGAATCAGGAGTTCTGAAGAACAGAAAATTAGCCGGAAGTATTAAAAGCACTAAAAATAACCAGTATTACAGAAGTACTTCAAATCAAACAGCAGTACTGAGATACTGAAAAACAGTAGCGTTGAAAATCGGCCAGGTGTACTAATCTACAGATCACTGATCAGTACTTTTGAAGTATTTCAATTTGGTTTGTAGTACTGAAGCATTAAAATAGCCAAGGTGTTTCTACTGTGTAGAAAAGCAGTCAGTAGTAGTAAAAATACTGAAAAACTGCAGTACTGAAAATGTATATGGCCACGTATATTGAAGAAGAGAAAAATTACTCAGTAGTTCTGAAGTACTGACAACCGGCTAGGATTAAAGTATTAAACTAGCATCGAGGCATTGAAAAACAGTAGTGCTAAAAGTTAGACTACTGAAgtatagaaaattaaatcaGTAGTTTTGAAGTACTGAGAACTACGGGTTAGTATTAGGTATCGGCTAAGGAGATAGCCAGTAGTAGTCAGTAGTACTGAAAACTAGCCAGTCTTTTTAAGTACTGAAAATTACCCAACAGTATTTAAGTCCTGAAACCTAGTCAGTGTGTAGTGCAGAATGAAACATTAGTCAGTAGTACTCGGATGACCCGTCCTGACCTTTGCGGAGCTCTTCCACGATGAAGGTGAAGCCGGTGGTCCGTGGGTGCAGAACGTACTCGTACTTCGGCAGGCCGTTCTTCTCCGCGTACTTGTCACTCCTGGCGCGAGTGTTAGCTGCACAGTAACGTTTAGAGCGCTTAAGCTTTACTTCTCCTACGAACCGAATATCTTTTTACAAACCCTTGAAAACATTAATAACCAAATTCAGATTTTGAATGACGTAaggctgaggtttttttttcccctagttCGCTACCATCCTGGGGTCATGTGGGTTTTACTGTGCAACAAACGGCATCGTAACATTCTGGTAATAAACGTGGTGCTAATCCTTTAACTTTATAGTTATTTAACGTGTTTTAATCCATTTGCCGAACGCCACCTGAGACACCACTCTGCCTTACATAGCCATCGGCTGACTGAGGTCACTAGGTTCacgctctgacacacacacacacacacacacacacacacacacacacacacacacacttgaccaGTAATTAGATCAGGCAGTTCTGATCCCCTCTGGGCTCCTACAGAGGGGATTAAGTGCATCATTCCTCCGGgctacagagagacaaagagagacaggcacaCTAAGGCCACTAAAATGAAGATGTCACTGTTGGACAGGTCTCAAAATCGCTTTTAAAGCCAGGACTAAAAATAGGATCGGTCACACGCCCAGAGTTCACATGCAGCTTTAAAATAAGAAGAACATCGTATATGCTCAGACCTAACtatatgtaattataaataaataacataactATACGGAACTACATACAgctataaggtgtgtgtgtgtgtgtgtgtgtgtgtctcaccggTGAGGTCAGTGCCCTCAGGAAAAATCAATAGCTGCAGTGGTTGCCTGATATCACAGAAGTACTTCAGCATATTGGTCAGGTGAATCTGATCCTCCTCCCACTTGCGAtggatgaagatgaatgaagccACCTGCATCGcccagcctacacacacacacacacacacacacacacacacacacacacacacacacacacacacacggtaatcAGCGTATACAAATGAGTTGACATCTCTCATCAGCCGTGATGTCACTATTCTGAGCCATGCGGTTATGTTAAAATCAATGTTAACCAATattatgttcacacacacacacacacacacacacacacacacacacacacacacacacagcccacaGG includes:
- the lclat1 gene encoding lysocardiolipin acyltransferase 1 gives rise to the protein MATVSVRGVYFILTLFLGSFFGSVFMLGPVLPVMFLSPAWYRWLTDRIVATWFTLPVALLELVFGVKVIITGDGFVPGERSVIIMNHRTRLDWMFLWCCLLRHSYLRLEKICLKAALKAVPGFGWAMQVASFIFIHRKWEEDQIHLTNMLKYFCDIRQPLQLLIFPEGTDLTANTRARSDKYAEKNGLPKYEYVLHPRTTGFTFIVEELRKGDNLDALHDITVAYPHSAPQTERHLLAGTFPRQIHFHVRRYPVCSLPEETAALQAWCQERWAEKEERLRAFYSSQRFDEADARVPPCKSELRVTLIKAASLCYWNAFIAFSFLGLWLWTPLRIYFLAVLSFFLVQQKVMGGVELIELACHQRLKRMNDGAGKKKD